One Alicyclobacillus acidoterrestris DNA window includes the following coding sequences:
- the tilS gene encoding tRNA lysidine(34) synthetase TilS, producing the protein MQVREIVRRFLQQHVDAQNTLILGVSGGLDSMAMLHVMQALSGERPPLFRSLLVVHVHHGLRELADRDADFVRSYCQTQGIACKEVRVTVDAQSKEGIEAAARTARYAALTEVARAYPHPVIALAHHQGDQVETVLLRWLRGAGLHGLSGMRAVSQRAGVLLIRPLLVMSKEALAAYAHQHGVPHVEDETNADDRFTRNFLRRHVVPQLARLQPEIGAVTARLTETLQDDDDYLRAEAQKLRESVVDEPTAGLFRIRRKALIAAHVSLQRRLIQILLNCFALTGWSSRHIEAVRHLAETDGGESSVQLPHGVEAWRSYENLYIGHAKPRTGQDEASMVVWNPAQMHRLTVDGSTVRWRFFAVRMRRRDVLRHHFTGLWRIYVPVGVQLEIRLGVSTAVRVRPLGLNGSKKLQDIYTDKKIPRTFRSQWPIVAVAGQVVWLPGLVRTEVETVEGTDDGDVFVIVAHMNRAAREEIGTFLRETRRMISE; encoded by the coding sequence ATGCAGGTTCGAGAGATTGTTCGGCGCTTTCTTCAACAACATGTGGATGCACAGAATACACTCATTCTTGGTGTGTCGGGCGGGTTGGACTCCATGGCGATGCTGCATGTGATGCAGGCGTTGTCGGGAGAGCGGCCGCCCCTTTTTCGATCCCTCTTGGTCGTCCACGTCCACCACGGCCTTCGCGAACTGGCGGATCGCGATGCAGATTTCGTCCGCTCGTACTGCCAAACACAAGGCATTGCCTGCAAAGAAGTTCGCGTCACGGTCGACGCGCAGAGCAAAGAGGGCATCGAGGCGGCCGCCAGAACCGCTCGGTATGCTGCACTTACCGAAGTGGCACGGGCGTACCCGCATCCAGTCATCGCGCTGGCCCATCATCAGGGCGACCAGGTGGAAACGGTTTTATTGCGTTGGTTGCGAGGCGCTGGATTGCACGGATTATCCGGCATGCGTGCTGTGAGTCAGCGGGCGGGGGTTTTGCTGATTCGTCCATTGCTTGTGATGTCAAAAGAGGCGCTCGCGGCGTATGCACATCAACATGGTGTGCCGCATGTGGAGGACGAGACAAATGCGGATGACCGATTTACGCGAAATTTTCTACGGCGGCACGTGGTCCCGCAGTTGGCGCGCCTGCAACCTGAAATCGGTGCCGTCACGGCGCGGTTGACGGAGACGCTGCAAGACGACGACGATTATCTCCGAGCGGAAGCCCAAAAACTTCGGGAATCGGTGGTAGACGAACCCACCGCGGGTTTGTTTCGGATTCGCCGGAAGGCACTGATTGCCGCGCACGTTTCTTTACAACGTCGACTGATTCAAATACTATTGAATTGTTTCGCATTGACAGGTTGGTCTTCGCGCCATATTGAAGCTGTGCGACACCTCGCCGAAACAGACGGCGGAGAAAGCAGTGTTCAACTCCCGCACGGCGTTGAAGCATGGCGGAGTTATGAAAATCTGTACATAGGGCACGCGAAACCACGTACGGGGCAGGACGAGGCGTCCATGGTCGTCTGGAATCCTGCACAAATGCATCGGCTCACCGTAGACGGCTCGACCGTGCGGTGGCGATTTTTCGCGGTTCGCATGCGTCGGCGTGATGTCTTGCGCCACCACTTTACGGGGTTGTGGCGGATCTACGTCCCTGTAGGGGTTCAACTGGAAATCCGACTCGGCGTGTCCACTGCTGTGCGCGTTCGCCCCTTGGGGCTAAACGGATCGAAGAAATTGCAGGACATATACACGGACAAAAAAATCCCCCGTACTTTCCGATCACAGTGGCCTATCGTCGCCGTCGCAGGTCAAGTGGTTTGGTTGCCAGGCCTTGTCCGCACGGAAGTGGAGACGGTAGAGGGGACGGACGATGGGGATGTGTTCGTCATCGTAGCGCATATGAATCGAGCCGCCCGTGAAGAAATTGGGACATTCTTACGGGAAACTCGACGTATGATAAGTGAATAA
- a CDS encoding vWA domain-containing protein — translation MGSLSKEAMIRQILVITDGYSNIGEDPIQCASEARRQGIVVNVIGVVDKGEMGVVGRDEAMSIADAGGGMCRIVHPVDLSATAQMMTHQTMQMTLQQVVNQELQSVMGKSTEELPPADRSRVMQVVDKLEEEVGLHVVVAIDTSASMKDKIPTVREAVRDLALSLQVRLGTSQVAVIAFPGAGEQSTKLVQDFSDEVDMQGLEASLQARGGTPTGPAIRHAISLLKQLRHDTSSVEFEDGPRRDYA, via the coding sequence GTGGGTTCATTGAGTAAAGAGGCAATGATTCGTCAGATTCTCGTGATTACCGACGGGTACTCGAATATCGGGGAAGACCCTATTCAATGCGCAAGTGAAGCGCGTCGCCAAGGAATTGTGGTCAATGTCATCGGCGTTGTGGACAAAGGGGAAATGGGCGTGGTCGGCCGCGACGAGGCGATGTCGATTGCAGATGCCGGAGGCGGTATGTGTCGCATCGTCCACCCAGTGGATTTGTCGGCGACGGCGCAGATGATGACGCACCAGACGATGCAAATGACGCTCCAGCAGGTCGTGAATCAGGAATTGCAAAGTGTCATGGGCAAGTCGACGGAGGAGCTGCCGCCAGCCGACAGGAGTCGAGTCATGCAAGTGGTCGACAAACTGGAGGAGGAAGTGGGGCTGCATGTCGTCGTCGCGATCGACACGAGTGCGAGCATGAAGGATAAAATTCCGACGGTGCGCGAAGCGGTGCGGGACCTCGCGCTGTCCTTGCAGGTTCGCCTGGGGACGTCACAAGTTGCGGTTATCGCCTTCCCGGGAGCGGGTGAACAATCCACCAAATTGGTTCAGGACTTTTCGGATGAAGTGGACATGCAGGGGTTGGAGGCGTCCTTGCAGGCGCGCGGGGGTACGCCGACAGGTCCTGCGATACGCCATGCTATCAGCCTTCTGAAGCAACTGCGACACGATACGTCGTCGGTTGAATTTGAGGATGGCCCACGGCGCGATTACGCATGA
- a CDS encoding protein kinase domain-containing protein has translation MKGSKVLGKWTRQQWIVQGELGVGANGAVYAVRGADHQRYAMKVCEDAGAVAFEWGLLEQLSAHGFAFPKPHCIDDSAAHKSLYFYVMEFVDGQPLDVVWPRLDAAGVKRILLATAYALRHLHKSSHAFCDIKPQNLLVNLQENQCVRFVDVGGVTPFGRSVRQFTPTSDVAFWGLGERRASARYDIAALALMVATLCETPPKTLSQWPLERRQAWILRTIRGLRQKRLSALLEDAVHGRISHADELIRRVYDLPADRRPVVAKARRQAAATGAVASGSTAIGQQKRKPQPKRPGKSTAGRADWTERLMWYALTCAMISTAGAWAEYLR, from the coding sequence ATGAAGGGCAGTAAGGTGCTTGGGAAATGGACGCGGCAGCAGTGGATTGTTCAGGGAGAGCTCGGTGTGGGTGCCAACGGCGCCGTTTATGCGGTGCGCGGGGCGGATCATCAGCGATACGCGATGAAGGTGTGCGAGGACGCAGGGGCTGTTGCCTTTGAGTGGGGCCTTTTGGAGCAGTTGAGCGCACACGGCTTCGCGTTTCCAAAGCCCCACTGTATTGACGACAGTGCGGCGCACAAATCGCTTTACTTCTACGTGATGGAATTCGTCGATGGGCAACCGCTCGATGTCGTGTGGCCGCGTTTAGATGCAGCCGGTGTGAAGCGGATTCTCCTGGCTACCGCCTATGCTTTGCGCCATTTGCACAAATCGAGCCACGCCTTTTGCGATATCAAGCCGCAAAACTTGCTTGTCAACCTGCAGGAAAATCAGTGCGTTCGATTCGTCGATGTCGGAGGGGTCACGCCGTTTGGCAGATCTGTCCGACAATTTACACCGACTTCCGACGTGGCGTTTTGGGGTCTCGGGGAACGGCGCGCGTCTGCGCGCTACGATATCGCAGCTTTGGCGTTGATGGTCGCGACCTTGTGCGAGACTCCGCCGAAAACCTTGTCGCAATGGCCCCTTGAACGACGACAAGCTTGGATTCTCAGAACCATTCGCGGGCTGCGCCAAAAACGACTCAGTGCGCTCTTGGAAGATGCGGTCCATGGGCGGATTAGCCATGCGGACGAACTGATTCGCCGCGTGTACGATCTGCCGGCCGACAGGCGACCAGTCGTTGCTAAGGCGCGCCGACAAGCGGCAGCCACGGGTGCGGTCGCGTCGGGCAGCACGGCGATAGGCCAACAAAAACGGAAGCCGCAGCCCAAACGACCAGGGAAGTCCACCGCTGGACGGGCGGATTGGACGGAGCGCCTGATGTGGTACGCGCTCACCTGTGCTATGATTTCTACAGCAGGTGCGTGGGCAGAGTACCTTCGATAG
- the ftsH gene encoding ATP-dependent zinc metalloprotease FtsH, which translates to MNKFYRSIVFYVLILLAIVGVVQYLTGSDHSRQTIPYSQFVQEMKQGQISSSPTQPVQVTPEGLTATLDGQLKNGNKFETRALYDDNLQPTLTKNNISFTVSPQPKASVWIQFLESVVPFVFLFIVMFFLFNQAQGGGSRVMNFGKSRARLYSEEKRKVTFADVAGADEEKEELVEIVEFLKDPKRFSALGARIPKGVLLVGPPGTGKTLLARAVAGEAGVPFFSISGSDFVEMFVGVGASRVRDLFENAKKNAPCIIFIDEIDAVGRHRGAGLGGGHDEREQTLNQLLVEMDGFSANEGIIIIAATNRPDILDPALLRPGRMDRQIIVNRPDVKGREEILRVHARNKPFARDIRMDVIAKRTPGFTGADLENVLNEAALLAARRREREITNSDIDEAIDRVMAGPEKRSRVISEHERKLVAFHESGHAVVGYFLQTGDTVHKVTIIPRGMAGGYTVTLPKEDRFFITRQNMYNQICGLLGGRVAEEIVLGEISTGASNDLERVTAIARSMITEYGMSEKLGPMQYGSRQGGQVFLGKDIQGEANYSDQVAFEIDQEMKRIIETCYERTRNILTEKRACLDALANRLLEKETVDEEEIREIMEAYK; encoded by the coding sequence ATGAACAAGTTTTACCGGAGTATCGTGTTTTACGTGCTCATTTTATTAGCAATTGTCGGTGTCGTGCAGTATCTGACTGGCTCGGATCACTCGCGGCAGACGATTCCATACAGCCAATTTGTCCAGGAGATGAAGCAAGGGCAGATTAGCTCTAGCCCGACGCAGCCAGTTCAGGTCACGCCTGAAGGCTTGACGGCGACCCTGGATGGGCAATTGAAGAACGGAAACAAGTTCGAGACAAGGGCGCTGTATGACGATAATTTGCAGCCGACGCTGACGAAGAACAATATTTCGTTCACCGTTTCGCCGCAACCGAAGGCCAGTGTCTGGATACAATTCCTCGAGTCCGTTGTGCCGTTCGTCTTCTTGTTCATTGTGATGTTCTTCCTGTTTAATCAGGCGCAGGGTGGCGGCAGCCGCGTCATGAACTTCGGGAAGAGCCGTGCACGCCTGTACTCGGAGGAAAAGCGCAAAGTTACGTTTGCCGACGTTGCGGGTGCGGATGAAGAGAAGGAAGAACTGGTCGAAATTGTGGAGTTCCTGAAAGACCCCAAACGGTTTTCCGCATTGGGTGCGCGGATTCCGAAGGGCGTCTTGCTCGTCGGCCCGCCGGGAACAGGTAAGACGCTGTTGGCGAGAGCGGTCGCTGGTGAGGCGGGCGTGCCGTTTTTCAGCATCAGCGGTTCGGATTTCGTCGAGATGTTTGTGGGTGTCGGTGCATCGCGCGTGCGCGATTTGTTCGAGAACGCGAAGAAAAATGCACCGTGTATCATTTTCATCGACGAAATTGACGCTGTAGGTCGGCACCGCGGTGCGGGGCTCGGCGGTGGACACGACGAACGAGAACAAACCCTCAACCAGTTGCTCGTCGAGATGGATGGGTTCTCTGCCAACGAGGGCATCATCATCATCGCGGCGACGAACCGACCGGATATTCTCGACCCGGCGTTGCTTCGTCCGGGGCGGATGGATCGCCAAATTATCGTCAATCGACCCGATGTCAAGGGACGTGAGGAAATCCTTCGCGTGCATGCTCGCAATAAACCGTTTGCGCGGGATATTCGGATGGATGTCATCGCGAAGCGCACGCCTGGGTTTACGGGTGCGGATTTGGAGAACGTGTTGAACGAGGCGGCGTTGTTGGCGGCGCGTAGACGGGAACGCGAAATTACCAACAGCGATATTGACGAAGCAATTGATCGCGTCATGGCAGGGCCTGAGAAACGCAGTCGCGTGATCAGTGAACACGAGCGCAAATTGGTCGCATTCCACGAGTCAGGCCATGCGGTCGTCGGATACTTCTTGCAAACTGGGGATACGGTGCACAAGGTGACCATTATCCCGCGCGGTATGGCTGGCGGCTATACTGTGACGTTGCCCAAGGAAGACCGGTTCTTCATTACGCGCCAGAACATGTACAACCAGATTTGCGGGCTGTTAGGTGGTCGTGTCGCTGAGGAAATCGTCCTGGGTGAAATCAGTACAGGCGCTTCCAACGACCTCGAGCGGGTGACCGCTATCGCGCGCAGTATGATTACAGAGTACGGCATGAGCGAAAAGCTCGGGCCGATGCAGTACGGCAGTCGCCAGGGCGGTCAAGTGTTCCTGGGCAAGGACATTCAAGGTGAAGCCAACTACAGTGACCAAGTCGCCTTCGAGATTGATCAGGAAATGAAGCGTATTATTGAAACGTGCTATGAACGGACGCGGAACATCCTGACCGAGAAGCGCGCATGTCTGGACGCACTGGCCAATCGTCTGCTAGAGAAGGAAACTGTAGACGAAGAAGAAATCCGTGAGATTATGGAAGCCTACAAATAA
- a CDS encoding type III pantothenate kinase translates to METLLVLDVGNTNTSVGLYRGERLLGAWRIGTDNRCTADEFGLKLQMLLSTLPTSEEVTASVISCVVPPLLNMLVRAVEQYFQVTPLIVGPGIKTGIPIRYEDPRALGADRIANAVAAVDTYQSPVIIVDLGTATTLSVIDDQGQYLGGAIAPGVMTGANALFAVASRLPQVEMVWPDTLVQRNTTLSMQAGILYGNAAMVDGLIERAKRELDLPFQVVITGGLSHLIAEHLSTAHHVHPHLTLAGLRLLWGRNQQRSHTP, encoded by the coding sequence ATGGAGACTCTGCTTGTACTCGACGTCGGCAATACAAACACCAGTGTCGGTCTGTATCGCGGAGAACGGCTACTTGGGGCTTGGCGCATTGGGACAGATAACAGGTGTACTGCCGACGAGTTCGGGCTCAAGCTGCAGATGCTGCTGTCGACGCTGCCCACATCTGAAGAGGTGACCGCCAGCGTCATCAGTTGCGTGGTGCCGCCGTTGTTAAATATGTTGGTCCGCGCCGTAGAGCAGTATTTTCAAGTGACGCCCTTGATTGTCGGCCCAGGCATCAAGACAGGTATTCCGATACGCTACGAAGATCCGCGAGCGTTGGGTGCGGATCGGATTGCGAATGCCGTGGCTGCGGTGGACACTTATCAATCGCCGGTGATTATTGTCGATCTCGGCACGGCCACGACACTCTCCGTGATTGACGACCAAGGACAATACTTAGGCGGCGCCATTGCGCCCGGTGTGATGACCGGGGCCAATGCCTTATTTGCTGTGGCGTCGCGGTTGCCTCAAGTGGAGATGGTGTGGCCGGACACACTTGTGCAGCGCAACACGACCTTGAGTATGCAAGCCGGCATTTTATATGGAAATGCCGCAATGGTCGATGGCCTGATTGAACGCGCCAAACGGGAATTGGATTTGCCGTTTCAGGTGGTCATCACGGGTGGGTTGTCGCATTTGATAGCAGAGCATCTTTCTACTGCACATCACGTTCACCCACATTTGACCCTTGCTGGGCTTCGATTGCTGTGGGGACGTAATCAGCAAAGATCACATACACCGTGA
- a CDS encoding HD-GYP domain-containing protein, with translation MNVRWVALKYIKPGAVLAQRVADGRGRTLLARGIVLTDSLITRLKRVGIRAVCIENASTEDVVVTEMVEEETKIEILSMTYETLAALSSTTSFSYKVKPTFLRSQFGPLLSEIIHQLRQHNGAGEQLGSVYLSDGELFHHSVNVTFYALTLGLQQQMSETDLIDLGIGTLLHDVGKMRIPQHILRKPGRLSHAEYRTVQLHAQFGYDILKDIRDISTKSSLVALQHHERLDGSGYPWGLKAPEIHPFAQLTAVADVYEALTANRVYRQAYLPHEAYDILLADKGTKLSSAVIDAFAQTISIYPIGMSVRLSNGDGAVVIKPSADNRQVPIVRAIENERGEPIRPYELNLATASDIHIVTCES, from the coding sequence ATGAATGTGCGATGGGTCGCACTAAAATACATCAAGCCGGGGGCCGTCTTAGCGCAACGAGTGGCTGACGGGCGCGGGAGAACTCTGCTTGCGCGGGGCATCGTACTGACGGATAGCCTGATTACGCGATTAAAGCGGGTAGGGATTCGGGCTGTTTGCATCGAGAACGCCAGTACGGAAGACGTCGTGGTGACGGAGATGGTTGAAGAGGAGACGAAGATTGAGATCCTTTCGATGACTTATGAGACCTTGGCGGCGTTGTCCTCTACAACCAGTTTTTCATATAAGGTGAAGCCGACTTTTTTGCGCAGTCAGTTTGGTCCGTTGTTATCGGAAATCATTCACCAACTGAGGCAACACAACGGCGCTGGGGAGCAATTGGGCTCTGTCTACCTATCGGATGGTGAGTTGTTTCATCACTCTGTAAATGTGACGTTTTACGCGTTGACGCTCGGTTTGCAGCAGCAGATGTCCGAGACGGATTTAATCGACCTAGGTATCGGGACGCTACTGCATGATGTGGGGAAAATGCGTATTCCACAGCACATTCTGCGCAAACCTGGCCGACTGAGCCACGCGGAGTATCGAACCGTTCAATTGCATGCGCAGTTTGGTTACGACATCTTAAAGGACATCCGGGACATCTCGACCAAATCTTCGCTCGTCGCGCTGCAGCATCACGAACGCCTGGATGGCAGCGGCTACCCGTGGGGGCTGAAGGCGCCAGAGATTCATCCGTTCGCGCAGTTGACTGCAGTTGCAGACGTCTACGAGGCCCTCACGGCGAACCGAGTTTACCGCCAGGCCTACCTCCCCCACGAGGCGTACGACATTTTACTGGCTGATAAAGGGACAAAGCTATCCAGTGCGGTCATCGATGCATTTGCGCAAACGATATCGATTTATCCAATCGGCATGAGCGTTCGTCTATCGAATGGCGATGGAGCGGTGGTCATTAAGCCATCTGCGGACAATCGGCAAGTGCCTATTGTGCGTGCCATTGAGAACGAGCGCGGGGAGCCAATCAGGCCCTATGAGTTGAATCTTGCTACTGCTTCTGATATTCATATTGTGACTTGCGAATCCTAA
- the hpt gene encoding hypoxanthine phosphoribosyltransferase: protein MHPDLESILFDEETIQSKVRELGQQLTEDYRGKNPLFICILKGATLFMADLVKRVEVPMEMDFMAISSYGTSSKSSGVVRILKDLDRSIEGRHVVIVEDIVDTGLTLKYLRETLMHRHAASVKIVSLFDKPSGRKVDIAPDYYGFTVPNAFIVGYGLDYAEQYRNLPVVGVLKSDIYATSDTD from the coding sequence ATGCATCCCGACCTGGAAAGCATTTTATTTGACGAAGAAACGATTCAAAGTAAGGTCCGCGAGCTCGGTCAGCAATTGACGGAGGACTACAGGGGGAAAAATCCTCTGTTTATTTGCATTCTTAAAGGTGCGACGCTGTTCATGGCGGACCTGGTGAAGCGGGTAGAAGTCCCCATGGAGATGGACTTCATGGCGATTTCCAGTTATGGGACGTCGTCGAAATCGTCTGGTGTGGTCAGAATCTTAAAGGATTTGGACCGGTCTATCGAGGGTCGTCATGTGGTGATTGTCGAAGACATTGTGGATACAGGCCTGACGTTGAAGTACTTGCGAGAGACGTTGATGCATCGCCATGCGGCTTCTGTCAAAATCGTTTCGCTCTTTGATAAGCCGAGCGGACGCAAAGTCGACATTGCCCCAGATTACTACGGATTTACTGTGCCCAATGCCTTTATTGTCGGTTATGGTCTCGACTATGCTGAGCAGTACCGCAACTTGCCGGTCGTGGGCGTCCTTAAATCTGACATCTATGCGACAAGCGATACGGACTGA